One window from the genome of Oikeobacillus pervagus encodes:
- the trmL gene encoding tRNA (uridine(34)/cytosine(34)/5-carboxymethylaminomethyluridine(34)-2'-O)-methyltransferase TrmL, which yields MSIHVVLYQPEIPANTGNIARTCAATDTTLHLIRPLGFSTDDKMLKRAGLDYWKFVNIIYYDSIEEFAEKNKDGEFYYITKFGKKHYSSFDFSNTEKQHYFIFGRETTGLPKDLLVKNKEHCLRIPMNEEDHVRALNLSNTAAILVYEALRQQQFPGLH from the coding sequence TTGTCTATACATGTCGTACTATATCAACCAGAAATTCCAGCAAATACTGGAAATATTGCTAGAACTTGTGCCGCTACCGACACAACTCTTCATTTAATACGACCTTTAGGTTTTTCAACAGATGATAAAATGCTAAAACGTGCCGGTTTAGATTACTGGAAATTTGTGAATATCATTTATTATGACTCCATTGAAGAGTTTGCTGAGAAAAATAAAGATGGGGAGTTTTATTACATTACGAAATTCGGAAAAAAACACTATTCCTCCTTTGATTTTTCTAATACAGAAAAACAACACTACTTCATTTTTGGTCGTGAAACAACAGGGTTACCAAAAGATCTTTTAGTGAAAAATAAAGAACATTGTTTAAGGATTCCAATGAATGAGGAAGACCATGTTCGTGCTCTTAATTTATCCAATACTGCGGCCATCCTAGTTTATGAAGCACTTCGTCAACAACAATTTCCTGGTTTACATTAA
- a CDS encoding amidase domain-containing protein, which translates to MRDQLQKYLQARLDQCVQSRNPDVCDKMKKKLQLMEKRNVEIVKVTGKGNIMENYDDNEITYLLHLNYVIKDHDLFYIEEEIERRRASFHKNILVKDEEIWEVEGGPLEWELEKDQENERVPFIYNRLKAVQYAERWWNDYNPAYKKFDVDCTNYISQCLHAGGAPMRGYPNRNKGWWMRSNNWSFSWSVAHAFRWYLGTSTVGLRAKEVSTPEQLQLGDVICYDFQGDGRFDHTTIVTGKDANGMPLVNAHTSNSRLRYWNYEDSTAYTPNIQYKFFTIVDDPS; encoded by the coding sequence GTGCGTGATCAATTACAAAAATATTTACAAGCAAGATTAGACCAATGTGTACAATCAAGAAATCCAGATGTATGTGATAAAATGAAAAAAAAGCTTCAATTAATGGAAAAGAGAAATGTTGAAATTGTTAAAGTAACTGGAAAAGGAAACATAATGGAGAATTACGATGACAATGAAATAACGTATCTTTTGCATTTAAATTATGTAATAAAGGATCATGATCTATTCTATATTGAAGAAGAAATCGAGAGAAGAAGGGCGAGTTTTCATAAGAATATTTTAGTAAAAGATGAAGAAATATGGGAAGTAGAGGGGGGGCCTCTTGAATGGGAACTAGAAAAAGACCAGGAGAATGAGCGGGTTCCTTTTATATATAATCGATTGAAGGCCGTCCAATATGCGGAACGATGGTGGAATGATTATAATCCTGCTTATAAAAAATTTGATGTGGATTGTACCAATTATATTTCACAATGTCTTCATGCAGGGGGAGCTCCAATGCGTGGATATCCGAATCGAAATAAGGGCTGGTGGATGAGAAGCAATAATTGGAGTTTCAGTTGGTCTGTTGCCCATGCTTTTCGTTGGTATTTAGGGACATCAACAGTGGGGTTACGGGCTAAAGAAGTGAGTACACCAGAGCAACTACAATTGGGAGATGTCATTTGCTACGACTTTCAAGGAGACGGAAGATTTGACCATACAACGATTGTAACAGGAAAAGATGCGAACGGAATGCCCCTTGTGAATGCCCATACGTCGAATAGCAGATTACGCTATTGGAATTATGAAGATTCAACTGCATATACACCAAATATTCAATATAAATTTTTTACGATTGTCGATGATCCATCATAA